The genomic DNA TTTATTTCAGTGTTTGACTCCAAATTATTGTAACAAAAAATAGAAAcactcaaaataaaatattcagagttAATTAAATTTTGCAAAAGTAGTCATTAATAACACAGAGCTTAAAGTTATGGCAGCCAATGATCATCAGTAAGGAGGCCTATAAGCGAACCAAGGAAATCGGACCCTGCTATGTACTTTGGCTTCCTCAACCTTTTCCACCCTTCCAGAGGTCTTTGAGATCTACAGGACAAGAACCCTGTCCTCAATACAGCATACTGGCATTTTGGTGCAGCAGGCTGTGCGTACCATTGTAGTTGGTTGCCTGTAGGACAGGGAGGAGGTGGTGCTGCTGGCAGTACTGCGTGAGGACGCTGACGCTTCTGAGGGAGCCCTGCTCACAGGCAATATGGAGCGGTGTGTTTCCTCGGAAGTCTCTAATTTCTGGGTCACATCCGGCCTTCAGAAGATTCTCAGCAATTTCAGGTTGATCAGTGATAACAGCCAGGTGAAGCGGAGTCTGCAGACAAAAGGGAAACCGCAGGGTGGTAAGTGACACTACAAACAtggcacacagcagcagcagcagcgtctgCACAAGCAGACCCTCCATCAGTTGGTGATTTCTGCCCAATTAAAACCAAACCCCCTAAACACAGGGTATTGCTATGCTTCCTGATATATCGCACAGTTGCTTTCTTGTCTGGAAGCGATGAACTCTGAGCTCTCCAGATATCAAACAGTCATATGAAGGGTATCACCAACGTGACAATGAAGAGGGCTGTGACCCACTGCATCACATTTAAAAAACGCAGGCATTAAATGCCAGTGCTGGTGAGAGGAAGCGTCACACTAACACTGACTGGAGTCGGCTGGGTGCCTTTCTGAGCGCAGGCTTTGATTTCATAtccatgaaaaaaaataaagagccttTTCAGCGGGGCGGTGGTGGCAGGCGCAGACCAGTACCTGGCTGAGGTTGTTCTGGAAGTTGAGGAAGGCCGGGTCGCCGGCCGTCTGCCGGATCACCTCCAGGCTCAGGGCTTTCTCTACGTGAATAATCGCCAAGTGGAGGAAGCTGCAGGAAGGAAACCACCccaaaaagagaagaatgagaacCCCCCCGCGCAGGAGCAGCGGTGAcgagcgggccgcgccgcccgcccgcccgtcatGTGCCGCGTGGCGAAACCGGGGGcttttgggcggccggggctttccgcggcgccgccgggagccgccttGTTCCTGGCGCCTCTCCAGGGACTttccgcggccccggccctgccccggcgcggcgcctcccggcccgcccggcgcctcccggccgggcccccccctcccgccgccgccgccgccccccagcgaCTTACGTGTCTCCGTCCTCGGTGAGCTGCTGGGCCCAGGCGTGCGGCGGCGGGTCGCCCTGCGGCCAGGCCGGGGCCtcgcggggctggagccggatgtcctgcagctccttcacCAGCTGGCAGTACTCCTCGTCCTTCATGGAGTCCAGCCCGCTGTCGTGGCGGTCGTCCTGCAgcggccccgccgggcgctcCTTCCGCAGCGCCTCGCGGCCCTCCATGGCCGCCagctcggcggggcggggggcgctgatcat from Struthio camelus isolate bStrCam1 chromosome 5, bStrCam1.hap1, whole genome shotgun sequence includes the following:
- the NFKBIA gene encoding NF-kappa-B inhibitor alpha codes for the protein MISAPRPAELAAMEGREALRKERPAGPLQDDRHDSGLDSMKDEEYCQLVKELQDIRLQPREAPAWPQGDPPPHAWAQQLTEDGDTFLHLAIIHVEKALSLEVIRQTAGDPAFLNFQNNLSQTPLHLAVITDQPEIAENLLKAGCDPEIRDFRGNTPLHIACEQGSLRSVSVLTQYCQQHHLLPVLQATNYNGHTCLHLASIQGYLAVVEYLLSLGADVNAQEPCNGRTALHLAVDLQNSDLVSLLVKHGADVNKVTYQGYSPYQLTWGRENSSIQEQLKELTTADLRLLPESEDEESSESESEFTEDELMYDDCLIGGRQLAF